A window of the Budorcas taxicolor isolate Tak-1 chromosome 8, Takin1.1, whole genome shotgun sequence genome harbors these coding sequences:
- the R3HCC1 gene encoding R3H and coiled-coil domain-containing protein 1, whose product MPPPGRAVALQLREARVVPGLRGAQASGDPRAAAATRGAAAEIPAPPRPCRGPSARPLPSSEPGRSPIGGETVSSVVEGPGFCALIAAVSFAPQALPPVTLALLCLDGVFLSTAENDFVQRIREELDRFLLQKQLSKVLLFPPLSSRLRYLIHRTAENFDLLSSFSVGEGWRRRTVICHLDIRLPSSDGFSGPCRPPASHPSKYRGPRKPTASQGAAGGPRGVRAGRWHRGRKPDQALYVPRVLRQQEEGVLPAPAELQGDALAGGLSEEPGDTGAGNPTADQELPVSVTQATEDQKGPGQGCEKESLPDPLAAEPSGHESHAGTGDRSESATQLEPVLQLDLEEGNGTELERSLAAEEEVEEEEVEEEGPGSCPEDDFGELLQEITNNLTQKEIQVEKIHVDTSSFVDELPGEKDFAHVVEIYDFEPVLKTEDLLATFSEFQEKGFKIQWVDDTHALGVFPCPASAAEALTRDFSTLKIRPLTQGARQSKLKALQRPKLLHLAKERPQTNTAVARRLVARALGLQHRKKERPTVEPPAVLRP is encoded by the exons ATGCCTCCCCCGGGCCGCGCGGTGGCGCTGCAGCTCCGCGAGGCCCGGGTGGTTCCGGGGCTCAGGGGCGCGCAGGCTTCTGGGGACCCAAGAGCTGCGGCGGCGACGCGCGGGGCGGCCGCGGAGA tccctgccccaccacgGCCCTGCCGGGGGCCCTCGGCACGACCCTTACCCTCCTCGGAGCCCGGCCGGTCTCCGATCGGAGGAGAGACCGTGTCCTCGGTCGTGGAAGGGCCCGGGTTCTGTGCTCTGATCGCAGCGGTGTCGTTTGCCCCGCAGGCTCTCCCACCTGTCACCCTGGCCCTTCTCTGCTTGGACGGCGTCTTCCTCTCCACAGCCGAGAATGACTTCGTGCAGCGCATCCGGGAGGAACTGGACCGCTTCCTGCTGCAGAAGCAGCTGTCAAA GGTCCTCCTCTTTCCCCCACTCTCCAGTCGGCTCCGGTACCTGATCCACAGGACAGCAGAGAATTTTGACCTTTTGAGCAGCTTCTCTGTTGgagagggctggaggaggaggacagtCATCTGTCACCTGGACATCAG GTTACCCAGTTCAGACGGATTCTCTGGCCCCTGCcgccctcctgcctcccaccctaGCAAGTACCGAGGTCCTCGGAAGCCCACCGCAAGTCAGGGAGCGGCTGGTGGTCCCCGAGGGGTGAGGGCCGGCCGGTGGCATCGTGGACGCAAGCCGGACCAGGCCTTGTATGTGCCCCGGGTGCTGCGCCAGCAGGAAGAAGGAGTGCTGCCCGCTCCTGCAGAGCTCCAGGGAGATGCTCTAGCTGGCGGGCTCTCAGAAGAACCAGGAGATACTGGTGCTGGGAACCCCACTGCCGATCAGGAACTTCCCGTGTCGGTGACTCAGGCAACAGAGGACCAAAAAGGCCCTGGTCAAGGCTGTGAGAAAGAGTCGCTGCCAGACCCATTGGCTGCTGAACCCTCAGGGCATGAGAGCCACGCAGGGACCGGAGACAGGTCGGAGTCAGCCACACAGCTGGAGCCTGTGCTGCAGCTGGACTTGGAGGAGGGAAATGGGACTgagctggagaggagcctggcagcagaGGAGGAAGTAGAAGAGGAAGAGGTGGAAGAGGAGGGGCCAGGCAGCTGCCCTGAGGACGACTTCGGTGAATTGCTGCAGGAG ATAACGAACAATCTGACCCAGAAGGAGATTCAGGTCGAGAAGATCCACGTAGACACATCATCCTTTGTAGATGAGCTGCCTGGAGAGAAGGATTTTGCGCACGTGGTGGAGATCTATGACTTTGAGCCGGTGCTCAAGACTGAGGACCTGCTGGctaccttctctgagttcca AGAGAAGGGGTTCAAGATTCAGTGGGTGGACGACACGCATGCACTTGGCGTCTTCCCCTGCCCAGCTTCAG CTGCTGaggccctgaccagggatttctCCACACTGAAGATCCGGCCCCTGACGCAGGGAGCCAGGCAGTCCAAGCTGAAGGCCCTGCAGAGGCCAA AGCTCCTGCATCTGGCAAAGGAGAGACCACAGACAAATACAGCTGTGGCCCGGAGGCTGGTGGCCCGGGCCCTGGGGCTCCAACACAGAAAGAAGGAGCGGCCTACAGTGGAGCCGCCTGCCGTTCTGAGGCCCTGA